A window of Flammeovirga kamogawensis genomic DNA:
ACGATTTTGTATTAAATAACCATGATAAAGTTCCTGCTAAACTCTTTTGGAATAAAGGCAATGGTAAAGTGGAAGAAAATGACACTCCTTTAATGAAATGGGATATTCATGGATCTGCTGTAGCTGATTATGATAATGATGGAGACTTAGATATTTTAATATCTCAGGGAGGAGGGAATGGGACAGATCCTCAGCCACCACATTTACTCAGAAATGACAATGGTTCTTTTACACATGTATCTAAAGAAGTAGGAATAACTTTGGGTGCTAGAGGCAGATCTGTGCGTTGGATTGACATGGATTTGGACGGAGATCTTGATCTACTTTTTATCAATGCAGAGGGAATAAATGCTTCTGATGGAGCACAACATATACTTTATGAGAATTTAGGTAACGGTAAGTTTCAAAACATAAAGTCTGAGGGAATAGAGAAAGCTAAAGGGGAACGTGTTTTAGTTACTGATATCAATAATGACCAAGTAGACGATCTGATTTTATTTGAACCACTTTCTGTTTGGAAAGGGAATGCTGATTTTACTTTTACTGATGTAAGTGAGAAATGGTTATCTAAAAAACTACAGAATGTAGAATATATAACGGGTGCTGCTGCAATTGATATTGACAATAGCGGTTATTTAGATTTGTACCTAAGCAGAGGAAAAACATATTATCAAACCGCAAATAAGTCTTTTGATTTTGACCCAATTCTTCAAAAAGTAGATATAAGAGATGAAGGGAATAAAGGAGTTACAAGTATGGACTTCGAAGCTTCAGGAGATATTATTCTATCTAAAATGTTTTTGTGGTATAGAATGTATGATGAAGGTTTTCCGGTTTATGTAGGGAATAAAAAAATGGCTTTTACCAACATAAAAGAAGTAGACTCTTTAACAATAACACAAGAAATGGCTGAAGGATGGCCTGTAGAACGGACAAAAAATGGATGGTATTTTGGTTATTTAGGCAGTGGAAAATGGAAAGTAGAATGGGTAAGGAAAAAAAATATTTATTGGGACGTTAGATTGACAATTTCAGGAATTCAAAGTGTAACTACAGAGTGGGATCCACAGAATAGAAACGTTCAAGATCTTTTATTAAAAAATAATGGAAATGGTTTTGTTGATAAATCTGAAGAATGGAATATTCCAAAAGGAGGAAGTCACCAAGGGGTAACTGTTGCTGATTTTAACAATGATGGAAACACAGATTTAT
This region includes:
- a CDS encoding CRTAC1 family protein; its protein translation is MNKQATLLFILSIYLLLGGCSPLGTSVLKSAVTLNTALYNYTYKVENSTVKKVFLDIECKGSYANLSIKENENILLDELDIPNKGRHTFSVLIDFKCIGVKELSFINKGSEIVLHQLKISDYEGVNIPQFKDVSEESGFTTEVTWKYGGPSIGDINNNGYYDFVLNNHDKVPAKLFWNKGNGKVEENDTPLMKWDIHGSAVADYDNDGDLDILISQGGGNGTDPQPPHLLRNDNGSFTHVSKEVGITLGARGRSVRWIDMDLDGDLDLLFINAEGINASDGAQHILYENLGNGKFQNIKSEGIEKAKGERVLVTDINNDQVDDLILFEPLSVWKGNADFTFTDVSEKWLSKKLQNVEYITGAAAIDIDNSGYLDLYLSRGKTYYQTANKSFDFDPILQKVDIRDEGNKGVTSMDFEASGDIILSKMFLWYRMYDEGFPVYVGNKKMAFTNIKEVDSLTITQEMAEGWPVERTKNGWYFGYLGSGKWKVEWVRKKNIYWDVRLTISGIQSVTTEWDPQNRNVQDLLLKNNGNGFVDKSEEWNIPKGGSHQGVTVADFNNDGNTDLFVYRFGFLQSRVTDWLLLNNGKGQFELTTSHGAMDINDKGHGDMGQAFDYDLDGNVDILSGSDNYGKWYLYKTSNNNDYNFLQVNVNYSEKKNVDPMAAIVVVETASNTYKKRVGSAGEIHSQSLLNTLHFGLGVEDKVNKVTIKWRNGEQYIINNPAINRVVSTPKIN